A genomic region of Friedmanniella luteola contains the following coding sequences:
- a CDS encoding aldo/keto reductase, which translates to MPDVTSLTLNNGVTLPALGLGVFQTPPDETREAVTAALAAGYRHIDTAAAYGNERQVGEAVAASDLDRSEVFIETKIWISDYGYDQTLHGFEKSARKLGVDQIDLLILHQALPSEFDKTLGAYKALEQLLADGKVRAIGVSNFMVDHLTRILDVATVVPAVNQIEVHPYFQQREVQDFGHEHGILTQAWSPIGGITFYRDGQHTSTLEDPVITDIATAQGATPAQVMLRWHLQQGRSVIPKSTKPHRIAENIDVFNFELTTEQLAAVDGLDTEQRGGPEPEAITLENFGRPIPED; encoded by the coding sequence ATGCCTGACGTGACCAGCCTGACCCTCAACAACGGCGTCACCCTGCCCGCCCTCGGCCTCGGGGTCTTCCAGACCCCGCCCGATGAGACCCGGGAAGCCGTCACCGCCGCCCTGGCCGCTGGCTACCGCCACATCGACACCGCCGCCGCCTACGGCAACGAGCGCCAGGTCGGCGAGGCCGTCGCCGCCTCCGACCTCGACCGGTCCGAGGTCTTCATCGAGACCAAGATCTGGATCAGCGACTACGGCTACGACCAGACCCTCCACGGGTTCGAGAAGTCGGCCCGCAAGCTCGGTGTCGACCAGATCGACCTGCTGATCCTGCACCAGGCCCTGCCCTCGGAGTTCGACAAGACACTCGGCGCCTACAAGGCGCTGGAGCAGCTGCTGGCCGACGGCAAGGTGCGCGCCATCGGCGTCAGCAACTTCATGGTCGACCACCTCACCCGCATCCTCGACGTCGCCACGGTCGTGCCGGCGGTCAACCAGATCGAGGTCCACCCCTACTTCCAGCAGCGGGAAGTGCAGGACTTCGGCCACGAGCACGGCATCCTCACCCAGGCGTGGTCCCCGATTGGCGGCATCACCTTCTACCGCGACGGCCAGCACACCAGCACTCTCGAAGACCCGGTCATCACCGACATCGCCACCGCTCAGGGCGCCACCCCGGCCCAGGTGATGCTGCGCTGGCACCTCCAGCAGGGCCGCTCGGTCATCCCCAAGTCGACCAAGCCGCACCGCATCGCCGAGAACATCGACGTCTTCAACTTCGAGCTCACCACCGAGCAGCTAGCCGCGGTCGATGGCCTAGACACCGAGCAGCGCGGAGGACCCGAGCCCGAGGCCATCACCCTGGAGAACTTCGGCCGGCCGATCCCGGAGGACTGA
- a CDS encoding aldo/keto reductase gives MNKRTLGTSGLEVSAIGFGAMGLSHGLGPAVDDEHGITVLRAAVDLGVTFVDTAQVYGPFTNETLVGKALAPVRDQVVIATKFGFPLDPGSPTPLNSRPEHIRATVDGSLQRLQVEKIDLLYQHRVDPDVPIEDVAGTVKELIDAGKVGHFGLSEAGVDVIRRAHAVQPVTALQSEYSLFWREPEAQILPTLIELGIGFVPFSPLGKGFLTGAIDSATPFPEGDIRNTLPRFTEQARIDNQALVELVTTVAARNDATPAQVALAWLLAQHPTIVPIPGTTKVHRLQENTAAADLQLSPADLDELTAAADQIDLSGDRYPAAMQQWINR, from the coding sequence ATGAACAAGCGAACTCTCGGTACCAGCGGCCTGGAGGTCTCGGCCATCGGCTTCGGGGCCATGGGCCTCAGCCACGGCCTCGGCCCGGCCGTCGACGACGAGCACGGGATCACCGTGCTGCGCGCTGCGGTCGACCTCGGCGTGACCTTCGTCGACACCGCCCAGGTCTACGGCCCCTTCACCAACGAGACCCTCGTCGGCAAGGCGCTGGCCCCGGTGCGCGACCAGGTCGTCATCGCCACCAAGTTCGGCTTTCCCCTCGACCCCGGCAGCCCGACCCCGCTGAACAGCCGGCCCGAGCACATCCGCGCCACCGTCGACGGCTCCCTGCAGCGCTTGCAGGTCGAGAAGATCGACCTGCTCTACCAGCACCGCGTCGACCCCGACGTCCCCATCGAGGACGTCGCCGGGACGGTCAAGGAGCTCATCGACGCCGGCAAGGTCGGCCACTTCGGGCTGTCCGAGGCCGGGGTCGACGTCATCCGCCGCGCCCACGCCGTCCAGCCCGTGACCGCCCTGCAGAGTGAGTACTCCCTGTTCTGGCGCGAGCCCGAGGCGCAGATCCTGCCCACCCTGATCGAGCTCGGCATCGGGTTCGTCCCCTTCAGCCCGCTCGGCAAGGGCTTCCTCACCGGCGCCATCGACAGCGCCACCCCCTTCCCCGAGGGAGACATCCGCAACACCCTGCCCCGCTTCACCGAGCAGGCCCGGATCGACAACCAGGCACTCGTCGAGCTGGTCACCACCGTCGCGGCCCGCAACGACGCCACCCCCGCCCAGGTGGCCCTGGCCTGGCTTCTCGCCCAGCACCCCACAATCGTCCCGATCCCCGGCACCACCAAGGTCCACCGGCTGCAGGAGAACACCGCCGCCGCCGACCTGCAGCTGTCGCCGGCCGACCTCGACGAGCTCACCGCCGCCGCCGACCAGATCGACCTCAGCGGCGATCGCTACCCCGCCGCCATGCAGCAGTGGATCAACCGCTGA
- a CDS encoding SDR family oxidoreductase, with protein MTATQPVAVITGASSGIGAATARSLAAAGYRVALLARRLDRITALAAELGDGALAIEADVTDRDALVAAVARVQAELGGTDVLVNNAGVMLLGPFSAEQRNDYRQMVEVNLLGAITTTEVFLNQLKDGGGDIVNISSVAGRTARAGNGVYAATKWGMNGWSESLRQELLPDVRVTLIEPGIVATELSTHITHEETRQGVQQAYDVAEVTPDDVAEIIAFTLARPRRLAINEVLLRPAGQA; from the coding sequence ATGACTGCCACCCAGCCGGTCGCCGTGATCACCGGAGCCTCCTCCGGCATCGGTGCCGCCACCGCCCGCAGCCTTGCCGCTGCTGGCTACCGCGTCGCGTTGCTCGCGCGCCGTCTCGACCGGATCACCGCCCTGGCGGCCGAGCTCGGCGACGGCGCCCTCGCGATCGAGGCCGATGTGACCGACCGCGACGCCCTCGTGGCCGCCGTCGCGCGGGTCCAGGCCGAGCTCGGGGGAACCGACGTCCTGGTCAACAACGCTGGCGTCATGCTGCTCGGCCCGTTCTCAGCCGAGCAGCGGAACGACTACCGCCAGATGGTCGAGGTAAACCTGCTGGGGGCCATCACCACCACCGAGGTCTTCCTCAACCAGCTGAAGGACGGTGGCGGGGACATCGTCAACATCTCCTCGGTCGCCGGCCGCACCGCCCGTGCCGGCAACGGGGTCTATGCCGCCACCAAGTGGGGCATGAACGGCTGGTCGGAGTCCCTGCGCCAAGAGCTGCTGCCCGATGTCCGCGTCACGCTGATCGAGCCCGGCATCGTGGCCACCGAGCTGTCGACCCACATCACCCACGAGGAGACCCGGCAGGGTGTTCAGCAGGCCTACGACGTCGCCGAGGTCACCCCCGACGACGTCGCCGAGATCATCGCCTTCACCCTTGCGCGCCCGCGGCGGCTCGCCATCAACGAGGTCCTTCTGCGCCCCGCCGGCCAGGCCTGA
- a CDS encoding helix-turn-helix transcriptional regulator, with protein sequence MDNQAEVREFLRTRRARVTPDQAGLLTGGRRRVTGLRREEVAMLASVSTDYYAKMERGNLTGVSPEILDAVATALQLDDAETAHLRDLARAATPALARRRPRATDGTVRPSLQRFLDAVTGAPAWVVNQRKDLLATNALGRALMAPMLDDPSNGANLARFTFFSPLSRSFYPDWEQGANSIAASLRTTAGQHPHDKALTDLIGELVTRSDDFRLRWSAHNVRFHRSGTKRIHHPDVGDLEFTFEGLELPDHPGCTLYAYTTVAGSPTEERIQLLGNLAATREAAAADFDH encoded by the coding sequence ATGGACAACCAGGCCGAGGTACGCGAGTTCCTCCGCACTCGCCGTGCTCGTGTCACCCCGGACCAGGCGGGCTTGCTCACTGGCGGCCGCCGACGGGTGACGGGGCTGCGGCGCGAGGAGGTGGCGATGCTCGCCTCGGTCAGCACTGACTACTACGCCAAGATGGAACGCGGCAACCTCACCGGCGTCTCACCCGAGATCCTCGACGCCGTCGCCACCGCCCTGCAGCTCGACGACGCCGAGACCGCCCACCTGCGCGACCTCGCCCGGGCTGCCACCCCGGCCCTGGCCCGACGCCGCCCCCGAGCCACCGACGGAACTGTGCGGCCGTCGCTGCAACGCTTCCTCGACGCCGTGACCGGAGCTCCCGCGTGGGTCGTCAACCAGCGCAAGGACCTCCTCGCCACCAACGCGCTCGGCCGCGCGCTGATGGCGCCGATGCTCGACGACCCCAGCAACGGCGCCAACTTGGCCCGCTTCACCTTCTTCAGCCCCTTGTCGCGCAGCTTCTACCCCGACTGGGAGCAGGGCGCGAACAGCATCGCCGCCTCCCTGCGCACCACCGCCGGGCAGCACCCGCACGACAAGGCACTCACTGACCTCATCGGTGAGCTCGTCACCCGCAGCGACGACTTCCGCCTCCGCTGGTCGGCGCACAACGTCCGCTTCCACCGCAGCGGCACCAAGCGCATCCACCACCCCGACGTCGGCGACCTCGAGTTCACCTTCGAAGGCCTCGAGTTGCCCGACCATCCCGGCTGCACCCTGTACGCCTACACCACCGTCGCCGGGTCGCCCACGGAGGAACGGATCCAGCTGCTCGGCAACCTCGCCGCCACCCGGGAAGCCGCCGCCGCCGACTTCGACCACTGA
- a CDS encoding carboxymuconolactone decarboxylase family protein — MPEQTPAQRAVGDIAPKLAQLTDDVLFADVWERPELSKRDRSLITVASLVTSGSTEQLVGHLARAKQNGLTETELVEALTHLAFYAGWPKAMSALQVAKRVFAE, encoded by the coding sequence ATGCCCGAGCAAACCCCCGCCCAGCGCGCCGTCGGCGACATCGCCCCCAAGCTCGCCCAGCTGACCGATGACGTCCTCTTCGCTGACGTCTGGGAACGCCCCGAGCTCTCCAAGCGCGACCGCAGCCTCATCACCGTCGCCAGCCTCGTCACTTCGGGCAGCACCGAACAGCTCGTCGGACACCTCGCCCGCGCCAAGCAGAACGGCCTCACTGAGACCGAGCTCGTCGAAGCCCTCACCCACCTCGCCTTCTACGCCGGCTGGCCGAAGGCCATGTCCGCCCTGCAGGTCGCCAAGCGCGTCTTCGCCGAGTGA
- a CDS encoding MFS transporter — MKSGRLLVPSTALLWGLQIAFLNPALALILVSLYDATTAEVGVVLAVYNASGFIASLVVPAYADRHGDYLRPMVGCGVLTLLLAPLLASTTSLPVAVLALVLVGGPAGVGSSLLYAHLRHAGAKPADIVNTRAIVSIAWVGGPPLATLIIGILGERAILLALAAVAVLGITATAALSAQHRRTLASESSAGAKPTFEEEDLGLNRTAVVLVVAAFVLLQAGNATVTSILTVYVTETLRVDVVWAGIALGVAAGLEVPALILIGRLSSRYSSFGLLTTGTLAGIAYYLGVAATPGPVLLLILQPLNAWAFAAIAGVGLPLFQQMIPRPGLSTGLYMNTRRIGAIVSGPLIALGSLTVLGNRGIFLGCAVVTAAALVVISVASRRPAQRPQVADSTT; from the coding sequence GTGAAGTCTGGCCGGCTACTGGTCCCCTCCACCGCGCTGCTGTGGGGGCTGCAGATCGCGTTCCTCAACCCGGCCTTGGCGCTGATCCTGGTCAGCCTCTACGACGCGACCACCGCCGAGGTCGGCGTCGTCCTCGCGGTCTACAACGCAAGCGGGTTCATCGCCTCCCTGGTGGTGCCCGCCTACGCCGACCGCCACGGCGACTACCTGCGCCCGATGGTCGGCTGCGGCGTCCTGACCCTGCTCCTCGCCCCGCTGCTGGCCAGCACCACCTCCCTGCCCGTCGCGGTCCTCGCCCTGGTCCTGGTTGGTGGCCCTGCCGGGGTCGGCAGCAGCCTGCTCTACGCCCACCTCCGCCACGCCGGCGCGAAGCCGGCCGACATCGTCAACACCCGCGCCATCGTCTCGATTGCCTGGGTCGGAGGACCGCCGCTGGCCACCCTCATCATCGGCATCCTCGGCGAACGAGCGATCCTCCTCGCCCTTGCCGCCGTCGCCGTCCTTGGCATCACGGCTACTGCGGCTCTCTCCGCCCAGCACCGACGCACCCTCGCGTCCGAGAGCTCGGCGGGCGCCAAACCAACGTTCGAGGAGGAGGACCTCGGCCTCAACCGGACTGCGGTCGTCCTGGTCGTGGCGGCCTTCGTGCTGCTCCAAGCCGGGAACGCCACCGTCACCTCGATCCTCACCGTCTACGTGACCGAGACCCTGCGCGTCGACGTGGTCTGGGCGGGCATCGCGCTCGGAGTCGCCGCTGGCCTCGAAGTGCCGGCCCTGATCCTGATCGGCCGACTCAGCTCGCGCTACTCCAGCTTCGGACTGCTCACCACCGGCACCCTCGCCGGCATCGCCTACTACCTGGGGGTGGCCGCGACACCCGGGCCAGTCCTCCTGCTCATCCTGCAACCCCTCAACGCCTGGGCGTTCGCCGCGATCGCCGGCGTCGGGCTGCCGCTGTTCCAGCAGATGATCCCGCGGCCCGGGCTCTCGACCGGGCTCTACATGAACACCCGCCGCATCGGTGCCATCGTGTCTGGGCCTCTGATCGCTCTCGGGTCCCTCACGGTGCTGGGTAATCGGGGCATCTTCCTCGGCTGCGCCGTCGTCACCGCCGCAGCACTGGTCGTCATCAGCGTCGCCAGCCGACGGCCAGCGCAGAGGCCTCAGGTAGCTGACTCGACTACGTGA
- a CDS encoding replication initiator, with translation MIVTVDLSTLEPRPAADHDRVWRRDDDEDSDRGVLKLDNLSPEVSQLVLARLVSKNFGAWADTLARVGNCVRPVRLRGTSDRIDPTTGEVLSSFSSTDHPLGVVHVRCGNRRASECPSCSRLYAADMFHLIRAGVTGGKTVPESVGDHPLLFVTLTAPSFGRVHTSGRCHPADTTRRCPHGRPLDCGVVHAEGVEGRRAAGLLGQPLCADCYDYASHVVWQWFAPDLWRRFTIALHRSLAHHLGIPALALPEVATVQYAKVAEFQRRGAVHFHALIRLDGPRTTDGVTNPPGAVTADLLARLVTEAASAVQLHVPAVDDLDVPRRLVFGRQLDVRVVRSHRPDDDQALTAAQVAGYLAKYSTKTASDDVATTTAHHRRLHTTIADLDLRAQVATLATGHSPYQLLGHWGRMLGFRGHFATKSRRYSITLGQLRRARQRAQARIAASRATGTPLDLASLEADLLADEEESTLVVGRWSYLGSGWADEGETALATAAAARAREYAQERAAQRRTPAQ, from the coding sequence GTGATCGTCACCGTGGACCTCTCAACGCTCGAGCCCCGACCTGCGGCTGACCACGACCGCGTCTGGCGGCGCGACGACGATGAGGACTCTGACCGCGGTGTCCTCAAGCTCGACAACCTGAGCCCTGAGGTGTCGCAGCTGGTCCTGGCCCGGCTGGTGTCGAAGAACTTCGGCGCCTGGGCCGACACCCTGGCCAGGGTCGGCAACTGCGTCCGACCGGTCCGACTCCGCGGAACCTCCGACCGCATTGACCCGACGACCGGTGAGGTGCTGTCGAGCTTCTCCAGCACCGATCACCCCTTAGGGGTGGTGCACGTACGGTGCGGGAACCGTCGGGCGTCGGAGTGCCCGTCCTGCTCCCGGCTCTACGCCGCCGACATGTTCCACCTCATCCGCGCCGGCGTGACCGGGGGCAAGACCGTCCCGGAGTCGGTGGGCGATCATCCGCTGCTGTTCGTCACCCTCACCGCCCCCTCCTTCGGCCGCGTCCACACGTCAGGTCGGTGCCACCCCGCCGACACGACCCGCCGGTGCCCGCACGGCCGCCCGCTCGACTGCGGGGTCGTCCATGCCGAGGGCGTCGAGGGCCGAAGGGCTGCTGGCCTGCTGGGGCAGCCGCTGTGTGCGGACTGCTATGACTACGCCTCGCACGTGGTGTGGCAGTGGTTTGCCCCGGACCTGTGGCGCCGGTTCACGATCGCCCTGCACCGCAGCCTCGCCCACCACCTCGGCATCCCCGCCCTCGCGCTGCCGGAGGTGGCGACGGTGCAGTACGCCAAGGTGGCGGAGTTCCAACGCCGCGGGGCCGTCCACTTCCACGCCCTCATCCGCCTCGATGGCCCCCGCACCACCGACGGGGTCACGAATCCGCCGGGTGCGGTGACGGCCGACCTGCTCGCCCGCTTGGTGACCGAGGCGGCGTCTGCGGTGCAGCTGCACGTGCCCGCGGTCGACGACCTGGACGTGCCCCGACGGCTGGTGTTCGGTCGTCAGCTCGACGTGCGGGTCGTCCGTTCCCACCGTCCCGATGACGACCAGGCGCTCACTGCGGCCCAGGTTGCCGGCTACCTGGCCAAGTACTCCACGAAGACCGCCAGTGACGACGTCGCGACCACCACTGCCCACCACCGCCGGCTGCATACGACCATCGCCGACCTGGACCTCCGCGCCCAGGTGGCCACCCTCGCCACCGGTCACAGTCCCTACCAGTTGTTGGGGCACTGGGGGCGGATGCTCGGGTTCCGCGGCCACTTCGCGACCAAGTCCCGCCGTTACTCGATCACCCTCGGCCAGCTGCGCCGCGCCCGGCAACGCGCTCAGGCGCGCATCGCTGCCAGCCGTGCCACCGGTACCCCGCTGGACCTGGCGAGCCTCGAAGCTGACCTGCTCGCTGATGAGGAGGAGAGCACCCTCGTCGTCGGCCGCTGGTCCTATCTCGGCTCCGGCTGGGCCGACGAGGGCGAGACCGCCCTGGCCACCGCCGCTGCCGCACGAGCCCGCGAGTACGCCCAGGAAAGAGCGGCGCAGCGTAGGACTCCAGCTCAGTGA
- a CDS encoding helix-turn-helix transcriptional regulator — translation MAQIADRLWSVKDVSEYLGVPVHTLYAWRSAGTGPPGRRVGRLLRYRQQDVRDWVASLSTEVA, via the coding sequence ATGGCGCAGATCGCTGACCGGCTCTGGTCGGTCAAGGACGTGAGTGAGTACCTCGGGGTGCCGGTGCACACGCTGTACGCGTGGCGCAGCGCGGGCACTGGTCCGCCTGGCCGGAGGGTGGGCCGGCTCCTGCGCTACCGGCAGCAGGATGTCCGCGACTGGGTGGCCTCGCTGTCCACGGAGGTGGCTTGA